One window from the genome of Methanobacterium sp. encodes:
- a CDS encoding RNA-guided pseudouridylation complex pseudouridine synthase subunit Cbf5 — MTELQVKAYGKTDPNYGHLPNERPLEEHLSKGIINLDKPIGPTSHEIDAWVKRILKCSKTGHGGTLDPRVTGILPVGIDTATRAIQLLLEAPKEYVCLMHLHEDVGEDRVVNILEEFTGKIFQTPPLHSAVKRELRVRKIYYVNILEIEGPDVLFKIGCEAGTYIRKYCHDIGQALGCGAHMAELRRTRVADFKEDETLKTLQDVNDAYHYWKEDDNETPLRDCVLPMEKAASHLNKIVIRDSAVDALCHGADLAAGGILQYSEGIRKNETLAIMTLKGELVAAGLALHSASEIESADKGIMVDIKKVFMEPGTYPMMWK, encoded by the coding sequence ATGACAGAACTCCAAGTTAAAGCCTACGGGAAAACAGACCCTAATTATGGTCATCTGCCCAATGAACGGCCCTTGGAGGAACACCTGTCCAAAGGTATAATCAACCTGGATAAACCCATAGGACCCACCTCCCATGAAATAGATGCATGGGTTAAAAGAATCCTGAAATGTTCTAAAACCGGGCACGGTGGAACCTTGGATCCCAGGGTTACTGGAATTCTACCAGTGGGAATCGACACTGCAACTAGAGCTATACAACTACTCCTGGAAGCACCCAAAGAATACGTGTGCCTAATGCACCTCCATGAAGATGTGGGGGAAGACCGGGTGGTTAATATCCTGGAGGAATTCACTGGTAAAATATTCCAAACACCACCCCTTCATTCAGCAGTGAAAAGAGAGCTAAGGGTGCGGAAAATATACTATGTGAATATCCTGGAGATAGAAGGCCCTGATGTGCTCTTCAAGATCGGCTGTGAAGCCGGCACATACATCCGTAAATACTGTCATGACATAGGTCAAGCCTTAGGATGCGGAGCCCACATGGCAGAACTCCGCAGAACTAGGGTGGCAGATTTCAAGGAAGATGAAACCCTAAAAACCCTTCAGGACGTCAATGACGCCTACCATTACTGGAAGGAAGATGATAACGAGACACCCCTCCGGGACTGTGTTCTACCAATGGAGAAAGCTGCCAGCCACCTTAACAAGATAGTTATCCGTGACTCAGCAGTGGACGCCCTATGCCATGGTGCAGACCTGGCAGCAGGGGGAATACTCCAATACTCTGAAGGTATTCGAAAGAATGAAACACTGGCCATAATGACTCTTAAAGGAGAACTGGTGGCTGCAGGTTTGGCACTGCATTCTGCTTCAGAAATCGAAAGTGCAGATAAAGGTATAATGGTGGATATAAAAAAGGTTTTTATGGAACCTGGAACATACCCCATGATGTGGAAGTGA
- a CDS encoding 30S ribosomal protein S13, protein MEEDFKHMVRIARKDVDGNKTIVNAITDIKGVGKALSGALCTTLDLDPNQKIGYLPDEDVQRLEEAVKNPQKLNIPQWMLNRRNDYETGETTHLIESDLMMRLRDDLNRMKKTRSYKGRRHEVGLPVRGQRTKSTFRKGSSVGVSRRRG, encoded by the coding sequence ATGGAAGAAGATTTCAAACACATGGTCCGGATCGCCCGTAAAGACGTAGACGGGAACAAGACCATTGTAAACGCCATAACCGATATAAAGGGAGTGGGCAAAGCATTATCCGGTGCTCTATGCACCACTTTGGATTTAGATCCCAACCAGAAAATAGGATACTTACCTGATGAGGATGTTCAACGACTGGAAGAAGCAGTGAAAAACCCCCAGAAACTTAACATCCCCCAGTGGATGTTGAACCGTAGAAATGACTACGAAACTGGGGAAACCACCCACCTTATTGAATCAGACCTGATGATGCGTCTCCGAGATGATCTCAACCGGATGAAGAAAACCAGAAGCTATAAGGGAAGAAGACATGAAGTGGGACTACCAGTAAGAGGTCAGAGAACCAAATCCACATTCAGAAAAGGAAGCTCCGTGGGAGTAAGTAGGAGAAGAGGATAA
- a CDS encoding 50S ribosomal protein L30 — MMIVLRVRGNTGINKDIKDTLDMLRLTRINHAVLVPDDPSYNGMLRKAKDYITWGGIDQETLTQLIEKRGRLPGRERITPEALAELGDYQSAEELSEALITGKTTLKESGLKPVFRLHPPRKGYSHIRKSFKEGGTLGYRGEEIITLIKKMI; from the coding sequence ATGATGATCGTACTACGAGTCAGAGGAAACACTGGGATCAATAAAGACATCAAAGACACCCTGGACATGCTCAGACTAACACGAATCAATCACGCTGTTCTGGTGCCTGATGATCCTTCTTACAATGGAATGCTCCGGAAAGCCAAGGATTACATAACCTGGGGAGGAATCGACCAGGAAACATTAACTCAGTTAATAGAAAAAAGAGGCAGACTCCCTGGAAGAGAAAGGATCACACCTGAAGCACTCGCTGAACTGGGAGATTACCAATCAGCAGAAGAACTATCAGAAGCCCTCATAACTGGGAAAACCACCCTGAAAGAATCTGGCCTAAAACCAGTATTCAGATTGCACCCACCAAGGAAGGGTTACAGTCACATACGAAAAAGTTTCAAAGAAGGTGGAACACTTGGTTACCGGGGAGAGGAGATCATCACCCTGATAAAAAAGATGATCTAA
- a CDS encoding 30S ribosomal protein S11, which yields MAEKIKEKWGVANVYSSFNNTIITITDVTGAETISHWSGGKVVRADRQESSPFAAMEAATRAADDVKEKGIVGLHIKVRAPGGNGPRSPGPGAQATIRALARAGIKIGKIEDVTPIPHDGTGRPGGKRGRRV from the coding sequence ATGGCCGAGAAAATTAAAGAAAAATGGGGAGTAGCCAATGTATACTCATCCTTCAACAATACCATCATCACCATCACCGATGTCACTGGAGCAGAAACCATCAGCCATTGGTCTGGTGGTAAAGTTGTCCGTGCCGACAGACAGGAATCATCACCATTCGCAGCAATGGAAGCCGCAACCCGAGCAGCCGATGATGTGAAAGAAAAAGGAATTGTAGGACTGCACATCAAGGTACGAGCACCAGGTGGAAACGGACCACGCTCACCTGGACCAGGAGCACAAGCTACCATCCGAGCATTAGCCCGTGCAGGAATCAAAATAGGTAAAATTGAAGATGTAACACCCATCCCCCACGATGGTACAGGAAGACCTGGCGGTAAAAGGGGTAGAAGGGTATAA
- a CDS encoding DNA-directed RNA polymerase subunit K, whose amino-acid sequence MATKKATKKVTKKATKKTSKKAKNFTRFERARIIGARALQISMGAKPMVDVTPDLDPIDIATMELKENVLPLDVRPLEADEKAL is encoded by the coding sequence ATGGCAACTAAAAAGGCAACCAAAAAGGTAACTAAAAAGGCAACCAAAAAAACAAGTAAAAAAGCCAAAAACTTTACCCGTTTTGAAAGGGCCAGAATAATCGGAGCCCGAGCATTGCAGATTTCCATGGGAGCAAAACCAATGGTGGATGTAACCCCAGATTTGGATCCCATTGACATAGCCACTATGGAACTCAAAGAAAATGTGCTCCCACTGGATGTTCGACCCCTGGAAGCAGATGAAAAAGCATTATAA
- a CDS encoding 30S ribosomal protein S4, giving the protein MGHPRKARKKYDTPLHPWIADRIKQENKLIKKYGLKNKKEIWKAETMIKKYRRDARELLGLSIEQTAQERQQLLNHLIRYGMLSETAKLEDVLNLTAEDVLRRRLQTFVHKKGLAYTAKEARVFVVHGHIAMNNRKVNSPSYLVKKGEEEQIGYYPGSPVIKLKIPENPKKEKPKKEKPKRDSYRGKGRRNRR; this is encoded by the coding sequence ATGGGACACCCAAGAAAGGCAAGGAAAAAGTATGACACCCCTCTCCATCCCTGGATTGCAGACCGCATAAAGCAGGAAAACAAATTAATTAAAAAATACGGCCTAAAAAATAAAAAAGAAATTTGGAAAGCCGAAACCATGATTAAAAAGTATAGGAGAGATGCCAGGGAACTATTAGGTCTTTCCATCGAACAAACTGCACAGGAAAGGCAGCAACTCCTAAACCACCTTATTCGTTATGGTATGCTGTCTGAAACAGCAAAACTGGAAGATGTGCTAAACCTCACAGCAGAAGACGTTCTACGACGCCGGCTTCAAACATTTGTTCATAAAAAAGGATTGGCATACACTGCCAAGGAAGCCCGAGTATTCGTGGTTCATGGACACATAGCCATGAACAATCGAAAAGTAAACTCACCAAGCTACCTGGTTAAAAAAGGTGAAGAAGAACAAATTGGATACTATCCAGGTTCACCAGTAATAAAACTGAAAATCCCTGAAAATCCTAAAAAAGAAAAACCTAAAAAGGAAAAACCAAAAAGGGACTCATACAGAGGAAAAGGAAGGAGAAACAGAAGATAA
- a CDS encoding DUF106 domain-containing protein: MAFEFIINPIFGALNFVFMPLIKAWGPMLGVFVISTIVSFAITVANKLLVDQDKLQESQKKMKAFQKEMMAAQKSGDPKAMAKVQKNQAEFMKMQQSMMMNSFKPMIVTFLPIILLFWWMASQPAINKMVVELPAFVFYVLLVPVFHMVYHQSPGVPYMAIEWLGWYILCSFAMSFVWRKLLGLKGGGM, from the coding sequence ATGGCATTTGAATTTATAATTAACCCGATTTTTGGTGCTTTGAACTTCGTGTTCATGCCACTGATTAAGGCGTGGGGGCCAATGCTGGGAGTGTTTGTAATATCAACCATAGTATCCTTTGCCATAACTGTGGCTAACAAGCTACTGGTTGACCAGGACAAACTACAAGAATCACAAAAGAAAATGAAGGCATTCCAGAAGGAAATGATGGCAGCCCAGAAATCTGGTGACCCAAAGGCCATGGCTAAAGTGCAAAAGAACCAGGCAGAGTTCATGAAAATGCAGCAGTCTATGATGATGAACTCCTTCAAACCAATGATTGTTACCTTCCTTCCCATCATACTATTATTCTGGTGGATGGCATCACAACCAGCCATCAACAAGATGGTTGTTGAATTACCTGCCTTTGTATTCTACGTACTCCTGGTTCCAGTGTTCCACATGGTCTACCATCAGTCTCCAGGAGTTCCCTACATGGCCATTGAATGGCTGGGATGGTACATCCTGTGTTCATTTGCCATGTCTTTTGTATGGCGCAAACTCCTGGGATTAAAAGGAGGGGGAATGTAG
- a CDS encoding adenylate kinase, with product MKVVVVAGIPGSGSTTVLNHALKETDYVHVNYGDVMLEIAQEMKLVEDRDSMRKLAPDTQKEVQKKAAKTIRKRAKDVNTIVDTHCTIKTPSGFLPGLPVWVLKELQPDMFILIEADGDEILMRRVSDTTRTRDAERLQDINLHQEMNRATAMAYAVYTGATVKIIENHNDRLDEPVNQMRETLTR from the coding sequence ATGAAAGTTGTCGTTGTTGCAGGAATACCCGGATCAGGAAGCACCACGGTGCTAAACCATGCCCTAAAGGAAACAGACTATGTTCATGTTAACTATGGGGATGTGATGCTAGAAATAGCTCAAGAAATGAAACTGGTAGAAGACAGGGACTCAATGCGGAAACTTGCCCCTGACACCCAGAAAGAGGTGCAGAAAAAAGCCGCTAAAACCATAAGAAAAAGAGCCAAGGATGTTAACACTATTGTAGACACCCATTGCACCATCAAAACTCCGTCAGGTTTCCTCCCAGGACTGCCAGTATGGGTTCTGAAGGAGTTGCAACCAGACATGTTCATCCTAATTGAAGCTGATGGTGATGAGATACTCATGCGCCGAGTCAGCGACACCACCAGAACCCGGGATGCAGAACGACTCCAAGACATCAACCTCCACCAGGAAATGAACCGGGCAACAGCCATGGCCTACGCAGTTTACACTGGAGCCACAGTCAAGATTATCGAAAATCATAACGACCGGTTAGATGAACCGGTTAACCAGATGAGGGAAACCCTTACCAGATGA
- a CDS encoding 50S ribosomal protein L18e, producing the protein MKTNPQINQLINILKEKSYQEQAPLWKDLARRLSKPTRQQAEVNISRINRHTTEDETVLVPGKVLGSGTLDHKVQVAALDFSQTAVEKIISAGGKCLDITLLLDENPKGSGVRIIE; encoded by the coding sequence ATGAAAACAAACCCCCAAATTAACCAACTCATAAATATCCTTAAAGAAAAATCATACCAGGAACAAGCACCCCTCTGGAAGGACTTAGCACGCCGGTTATCAAAACCCACCCGCCAACAAGCCGAAGTGAACATATCCAGAATAAACAGACACACCACAGAAGACGAAACAGTACTGGTGCCAGGAAAAGTCCTGGGAAGCGGAACACTGGACCACAAAGTCCAAGTAGCAGCACTGGACTTCTCCCAAACCGCGGTCGAGAAAATCATCAGTGCCGGTGGAAAATGCCTGGATATCACTCTTCTATTGGATGAAAATCCCAAGGGGAGCGGAGTAAGAATTATAGAATAA
- a CDS encoding 50S ribosomal protein L14e produces the protein MPAIEVGRICMKISGREAGEKCVIVEIIDDKFVEVVGNTVKNRRCNIKHLEPLEQVMEVKSDDPEAIKKDFEQAIA, from the coding sequence ATGCCAGCAATAGAAGTTGGAAGAATTTGTATGAAAATCTCCGGAAGAGAAGCCGGTGAAAAATGTGTAATAGTCGAGATCATAGATGATAAATTTGTAGAAGTAGTGGGAAACACAGTAAAAAACCGCCGATGCAACATAAAACATTTAGAGCCCTTAGAACAGGTAATGGAAGTTAAAAGTGATGACCCAGAAGCCATTAAGAAGGACTTTGAACAAGCAATCGCCTAA
- a CDS encoding DNA-directed RNA polymerase subunit D, with protein sequence MEIEIKNRTDDQITFIIEGVDVSLVNALRRICMVEVPTMAIETVEILKNDARIFDEALAHRLGLVPLTTDLESLILPEDCDCENHCPRCSVSLVLEGKGPQTLHSGDLKSEDPNLKPVYDTIPLVKLKDGEEVVLQAIAQLGIGKDHAKWQPTSTCAYKHYPQITIDNDKCEACLQCVEECPRSVLEYDEKKKSIKVVDLENCSLCRTCEKDCQNQAITVDIIKDKFIFHIESDGSLSPTEILSRASDILAGKADKIIDFKEGGS encoded by the coding sequence ATGGAGATAGAAATAAAAAACAGGACAGATGACCAGATAACCTTCATTATTGAAGGTGTTGATGTAAGCCTGGTTAATGCCCTGCGAAGGATCTGCATGGTGGAAGTTCCCACCATGGCCATTGAAACAGTGGAGATCTTGAAAAACGATGCAAGAATATTCGACGAAGCATTAGCACATCGACTGGGACTGGTACCACTAACCACAGACCTGGAATCCCTCATACTTCCAGAAGACTGTGACTGTGAAAATCACTGCCCAAGATGCAGTGTTTCCCTAGTACTTGAAGGGAAAGGACCACAAACATTACACTCCGGGGATCTTAAATCCGAAGACCCCAACCTCAAACCAGTATATGACACCATCCCACTAGTCAAACTCAAAGATGGGGAAGAAGTGGTGCTACAAGCCATAGCACAGCTAGGAATAGGTAAAGACCATGCTAAATGGCAGCCAACCTCTACTTGCGCTTACAAGCACTATCCACAGATCACTATAGACAATGATAAATGTGAAGCATGCCTCCAATGTGTAGAGGAATGCCCCAGATCAGTCCTGGAATATGATGAAAAGAAGAAAAGCATAAAAGTGGTAGACTTGGAAAACTGTTCCCTATGCCGTACATGCGAAAAAGACTGCCAAAACCAAGCTATCACAGTGGATATTATTAAGGATAAATTTATATTCCATATTGAAAGCGATGGTTCACTATCTCCCACAGAAATACTATCACGAGCTTCAGACATATTAGCAGGTAAAGCTGACAAAATCATAGATTTTAAAGAAGGAGGCAGTTAA
- a CDS encoding 50S ribosomal protein L13 → MIVDGEGLVLGRLASTVSKKLLSGERVTVLNAEKIIISGNKAWAHAKYKQRIDRASISNPRRMGPKYPRRPDDIFRRTVRGMLPYKKHKGREALKGLRVHVGIPSEFEKEEIKDIKEAQPKNISKSVELGKLSQLLGAKF, encoded by the coding sequence ATGATTGTAGATGGAGAAGGACTCGTTCTAGGGAGACTGGCAAGTACAGTTTCTAAAAAACTATTATCAGGGGAACGGGTGACAGTATTAAATGCGGAAAAGATTATTATATCAGGTAACAAAGCATGGGCCCATGCAAAATACAAACAAAGAATAGACCGGGCCAGCATATCCAACCCCCGCAGAATGGGGCCTAAATATCCCCGCCGACCAGATGACATATTCCGAAGAACAGTGAGGGGAATGCTACCCTACAAAAAACACAAAGGAAGAGAAGCCCTCAAAGGCCTCCGCGTTCATGTAGGAATCCCATCAGAATTTGAAAAAGAAGAAATCAAGGACATTAAAGAAGCTCAGCCTAAAAACATCTCCAAATCAGTGGAACTGGGGAAATTGTCCCAACTACTGGGAGCAAAGTTTTAA
- a CDS encoding 50S ribosomal protein L34e translates to MPALRYRSRTYKRTFRKTPGGKTVLHYKKKKPKKHHCAQCGKLLHGVPRGRPYQVKKLPKSQKRPNRPFGGNLCSECLRKHFKKQARSMAASEAGS, encoded by the coding sequence ATGCCAGCGTTAAGATACAGATCACGAACCTATAAAAGAACCTTTCGCAAGACTCCTGGAGGTAAAACAGTCCTCCATTACAAGAAGAAAAAACCCAAAAAGCACCACTGTGCCCAGTGCGGTAAACTCTTACACGGAGTTCCCAGAGGAAGACCTTACCAGGTGAAAAAACTTCCTAAATCACAAAAAAGACCTAACCGGCCATTCGGCGGTAACTTATGCTCTGAATGTCTACGGAAACACTTCAAAAAACAAGCCAGGTCCATGGCAGCATCTGAGGCCGGATCCTAA
- a CDS encoding DNA-directed RNA polymerase subunit N, which translates to MIPVRCLSCGKVISAYFEDYQKRTQAGEDPKEVLDDLGINKYCCRRMFIAHVEVW; encoded by the coding sequence ATGATTCCTGTAAGATGTTTGAGCTGTGGAAAGGTAATATCAGCTTACTTTGAAGATTACCAAAAAAGAACCCAAGCTGGGGAAGATCCTAAAGAGGTTCTGGATGACTTGGGAATCAACAAATACTGTTGCCGGAGAATGTTCATAGCTCATGTAGAAGTATGGTAG
- the rpsE gene encoding 30S ribosomal protein S5, whose product MNDYNNEEWEPKTKLGRMVKEGQITSIDEIFDRGLPIMELEIVDFLLPDLEEEVMDVNLVQRMHKSGRKVNFRVIVAVGNKKGYVGLGQGKAKEVGPAIRKAVDDAKYNIIKVRRGCGDWGCVCGTEHTVPFKVEGKVGSVRVTLIPAPRGVELAVGDVGKTILRLAGINDIWSKTSGQTQTTINFAGAVFDALKKLSMVKAPTKDLKKLGVIVE is encoded by the coding sequence ATGAATGATTACAATAACGAAGAATGGGAGCCAAAAACCAAACTGGGACGCATGGTAAAAGAGGGCCAGATCACATCCATTGATGAAATATTCGATCGTGGCCTGCCCATTATGGAACTGGAAATTGTAGATTTCCTACTCCCAGATCTGGAAGAAGAGGTAATGGATGTTAACCTAGTCCAGAGAATGCACAAATCAGGACGAAAAGTTAACTTCCGAGTCATAGTGGCCGTAGGGAATAAGAAAGGCTACGTAGGCTTAGGACAGGGAAAAGCCAAAGAAGTAGGTCCTGCCATCAGAAAAGCAGTAGATGACGCCAAATATAACATAATCAAAGTCCGCAGAGGATGCGGAGACTGGGGATGCGTCTGTGGAACAGAACACACCGTGCCTTTTAAAGTGGAAGGCAAAGTCGGCAGTGTCCGAGTAACACTCATACCTGCCCCTAGAGGAGTGGAACTAGCTGTTGGAGATGTTGGAAAAACCATCCTCAGACTGGCTGGAATCAACGATATATGGTCTAAAACCAGTGGACAAACCCAGACCACCATCAACTTTGCAGGTGCAGTATTCGACGCTCTTAAAAAGTTGAGCATGGTAAAAGCCCCAACTAAAGACCTTAAAAAATTAGGCGTCATTGTGGAGTAA
- a CDS encoding 50S ribosomal protein L15, with product MIRKTRKINKMRGSRTIGGGCSKKRRGAGHRGGRGKAGGHKHMWSWVVKFDPDRYGKSGFKRPLKTINKTKTINLDYLDDNAEKLVAKELAVKEGEKIIIDVTQMGYEKVLGKGKLTKPLTIKARQFSQSAITKIEENGGEAVTLQ from the coding sequence ATGATAAGGAAAACCCGTAAAATTAACAAAATGCGTGGCTCAAGGACCATCGGAGGTGGCTGTTCCAAGAAAAGAAGAGGAGCAGGACACCGTGGTGGAAGAGGGAAAGCCGGAGGCCATAAGCATATGTGGTCATGGGTAGTGAAATTCGACCCAGATCGCTATGGTAAAAGTGGTTTCAAACGCCCTTTAAAGACCATAAACAAAACCAAAACCATCAACCTGGATTACTTGGATGATAATGCAGAAAAATTGGTGGCCAAAGAGTTAGCTGTGAAGGAAGGGGAAAAAATCATTATTGACGTTACCCAAATGGGCTATGAAAAAGTGTTGGGCAAGGGAAAACTCACCAAGCCACTAACCATCAAAGCCAGACAATTCTCACAGAGCGCAATAACAAAAATAGAAGAAAATGGTGGGGAAGCAGTAACTCTCCAATAG
- a CDS encoding AAA family ATPase produces the protein MIITIGGLAGSGTSTTSRILSEKTGIPVISAGDIFRQMAQEKGMEILEFSKFAEGNTQIDHQIDQRQAELARQADDLIVEGRLSAYFVDADLKVWCTAPLDIRTERISQRENKTISQAREEIITREHSEAQRYLEIHNIDTKNMDVYDIIINTHAFKADSVAKIILKITEVIKCQQ, from the coding sequence ATGATCATAACCATCGGTGGACTAGCTGGAAGTGGAACCAGTACAACCTCCCGCATCCTATCTGAAAAAACAGGAATACCCGTAATATCAGCAGGGGACATATTCCGACAGATGGCCCAGGAGAAGGGTATGGAAATACTGGAATTCAGCAAATTCGCCGAAGGTAACACCCAAATCGACCACCAAATCGACCAGAGACAAGCAGAGCTAGCTCGTCAGGCTGATGATCTCATAGTAGAAGGCCGGCTTTCCGCCTACTTTGTGGATGCAGATCTAAAGGTATGGTGCACTGCACCCCTAGACATCCGCACAGAACGGATCAGTCAGAGGGAAAATAAAACAATCTCCCAAGCCCGAGAAGAGATCATAACCCGCGAACACAGTGAAGCTCAAAGATACCTGGAAATCCATAACATAGACACTAAAAACATGGATGTTTATGATATTATAATTAACACTCACGCCTTTAAGGCTGATAGCGTCGCAAAAATCATTTTAAAAATAACTGAGGTGATCAAATGCCAGCAATAG
- the secY gene encoding preprotein translocase subunit SecY has translation MLKEALLPIFSFLPQVKSPTYRVPFKEKLKWTGVILILYFVLCQIPLFGLSDISVDQFAQLRAVMAGSFGSILTLGIGPIVSASIILQLLVGGKIIDLDLSQAEDKALFQGTQKLLAIIFTLFEGGVLVITGSLQAASPELVWIMILQITIGGILIIFLDEVISKWGFGSGVGLFIAAGVSAQIVTGAFNPLSTPVSPDVPSGAIPKFIYLLTTSQPDFTVLIPIISLIVVFFVVVYAESLRVEIPLSFGGVKGARGKYPLKFIYASNMPVILTSALLLNVQLFAAVFQKIGFPILGTIENGQAVSGLAYYLTVPNLSTVMTNPLGVIFYAVVFITACIIFAWLWVELSNIGPKAVAKQLHGMGMQIPGHRSSRTHFERILKKYIPAITVMGGAFVGLLAFGADLTGALGGGTGVLLTVGIVYKLYEEIAQEQLMDMHPMLRNFLGGD, from the coding sequence GTGTTGAAGGAAGCTCTTCTGCCAATTTTCTCATTTTTACCCCAGGTGAAATCACCCACCTACCGGGTTCCATTTAAAGAAAAACTCAAGTGGACTGGGGTAATTCTGATACTCTACTTTGTACTCTGCCAGATACCACTATTCGGGTTAAGCGATATTTCAGTGGACCAGTTCGCCCAGCTAAGAGCAGTTATGGCAGGTTCTTTTGGTTCCATTTTAACCCTTGGTATTGGACCAATAGTATCAGCATCCATCATACTCCAACTACTGGTTGGGGGAAAGATCATCGACCTTGACCTTTCACAAGCTGAAGATAAAGCCTTATTCCAGGGAACACAAAAACTCCTGGCCATCATATTCACACTCTTTGAAGGGGGAGTTCTAGTAATCACTGGCTCACTTCAAGCCGCCTCCCCAGAACTCGTCTGGATAATGATCCTACAAATCACCATTGGAGGGATCCTGATCATCTTCCTGGACGAAGTGATCTCCAAATGGGGATTCGGAAGTGGGGTGGGTCTTTTCATTGCAGCCGGTGTTTCAGCACAGATTGTAACCGGTGCATTTAACCCCTTATCAACTCCGGTATCACCAGATGTACCATCCGGTGCCATACCCAAATTCATATACTTACTAACCACCAGCCAACCGGACTTCACAGTCCTAATACCCATAATTTCACTTATCGTGGTTTTCTTTGTGGTGGTATATGCTGAGAGTTTACGCGTGGAAATACCCCTATCCTTCGGCGGAGTAAAGGGAGCCCGGGGCAAATATCCTCTTAAATTCATTTATGCCAGTAACATGCCGGTTATCTTGACCAGTGCACTGCTTTTAAACGTGCAGTTGTTTGCGGCCGTGTTCCAGAAAATAGGATTCCCTATACTGGGAACTATTGAAAACGGACAAGCTGTCAGTGGACTGGCATATTATCTTACTGTACCCAATCTTTCCACTGTAATGACCAACCCCCTGGGAGTCATATTCTATGCCGTGGTATTTATCACTGCATGTATAATCTTTGCCTGGTTATGGGTGGAACTGAGTAATATAGGACCCAAAGCTGTGGCCAAACAGTTACATGGAATGGGAATGCAAATACCTGGACACAGAAGCAGCCGAACCCATTTTGAGAGAATACTCAAAAAATACATCCCAGCCATAACCGTAATGGGTGGAGCCTTCGTTGGTTTACTGGCCTTCGGAGCAGACCTAACCGGTGCACTGGGAGGGGGAACTGGTGTATTGCTTACTGTGGGTATTGTTTATAAATTGTATGAAGAAATAGCTCAGGAGCAACTGATGGACATGCATCCAATGCTCAGGAATTTCTTAGGTGGTGATTAA
- a CDS encoding 30S ribosomal protein S9: MKKVIHTSGKRKTAIARGKFRKGKGRVRINKKPVELYNPELARLKLKEPLTLAGDLINQLDIDVKVIGGGVMGQAEAARMVIAKGLVQWTGDMELKEKFSQYDRTMLVGDPRRSEPKKFGGSGARSRRQKSYR; the protein is encoded by the coding sequence ATGAAGAAAGTTATTCACACCAGTGGAAAGCGAAAAACAGCCATTGCCCGGGGAAAGTTTAGAAAAGGCAAAGGCAGAGTACGCATCAACAAAAAACCAGTGGAACTATACAACCCGGAACTGGCAAGACTCAAACTCAAAGAACCACTCACCCTGGCTGGAGACCTGATTAACCAGTTAGACATTGATGTTAAGGTGATAGGCGGGGGAGTAATGGGACAAGCAGAAGCTGCCCGAATGGTGATAGCTAAAGGACTGGTACAATGGACTGGTGACATGGAACTTAAAGAAAAGTTCAGCCAATACGACCGTACCATGCTGGTGGGAGACCCACGACGATCCGAACCCAAAAAATTTGGTGGTAGCGGAGCCAGATCCCGCAGGCAGAAGAGTTACCGATAA